A window from Amblyomma americanum isolate KBUSLIRL-KWMA chromosome 7, ASM5285725v1, whole genome shotgun sequence encodes these proteins:
- the LOC144098184 gene encoding uncharacterized protein LOC144098184 encodes MAASSLPFECELDIDNCVENVSCFRVALNTDGDAYEWLTSYGVATRTTWIVDWEVAKPKRIAFHKKWKCQHSNRNKITGQTAPNCPAFVDIKIKNITRDTRKRDPFLKRDTPLRAIVKVRDDHNHALDCADALRLLRTTADTRAVFHSYFHDGLTPAQAIAMHQQKLEAEDDAAEKLASGAVNPSAGADVRTTRSEDGTCWAVLVVTQVMKRTQGLSAAKEIIFVDSTASCDESQSSLTVVLTATAVGAMPLAVLLHSSQSSESYKAAFGLLKLSYPTCFRGTHAPQAFMTDNSAAEKAALQATWPEGKQLLCHFHVAQAEWRWLHASRDTSRDDKRDLMTTFQKIMYASTANDLNTTIAEMKAKSHKGYVARVLGFLERKAEWVLLYRSGMLTRGHTTNNFAEASIRVLKDVVLGRHKAFNVVALVDLIRSLWEGHLQKRLLKHAYNRVPSHKLLYDKLLERMPENAAASIRTLGSNLFEVPSCTEDGKIYEVWQDVGTCTCRAGQQGAFCKHQALVHSTYGGGFPNAPILSTQDRHQLAWLALGDKCQNPAFFRDFRESAWDQPGSGSGEPGNDPVQPQPQPLVQDATSLPQDTMEVEEQLAVAGPSSNHQCREDAAEVLKNITEELWRQYSLAADNPFYLTLLQRDLALLKRARTEPQVVAMHLASTAAKASSLRCGRIIKVQPIGLARRRPGVTRGAARVHAGRPLKTAGSRKTKRLHSLHLSVKDAVPHAKSHGTGH; translated from the exons ATGGCGGCATCATCGCTGCCGTTCGAATGCGAGTTGGACATTGACAATTGCGTCGAGAACGTGAGTTGTTTTCGCGTGGCTCTGAACACCGACGGAGACGCGTACGAGTGGCTCACCAGCTACGGTGTTGCGACGAGAACCACGTGGATCGTTGACTGGGAAGTTGCAAAGCCTAAAAG GATCGCATTCCACAAGAAGTGGAAATGCCAGCACTCGAACAGGAATAAGATTACTGGCCAAACGGCCCCCAACTGCCCAGCCTTTGtggacatcaaaataaaaaacattACTAGGGACACAAGGAAGCGGGACCCATTCCTGAAGAGGGATACGCCGTTGCGTGCCATTGTGAAGGTCAGGGATGACCATAATCATGCGCTAGACTGTGCTGATGCCTTACGTCTCCTGCGCACCACAGCTGACACTCGAGCTGTGTTCCATAGCTATTTTCATGATGGCCTCACACCAGCACAGGCCATAGCTATGCACCAGCAGAAGCTAGAAGCTGAGGATGACGCCGCCGAGAAGCTTGCCAGTGGTGCCGTGAATCCAAGCGCAG GGGCCGATGTGAGAACCACAAGGTCAGAGGATGGTACCTGCtgggcagttcttgtggtgacgCAGGTCATGAAAAGGACGCAAGGACTGAGTGCTGCTAAGGAGATAATATTTGTAGACTCTACAGCCTCATGTGATGAGTCACAAAGCAGTCTCACGGTGGTACTTACAGCAACTGCAGTTGGCGCAATGCCTCTTGCTGTACTACTACATAGTTCTCAGAGCAGCGAGAGCTACAAAGCTGCATTTGGTCTGCTGAAGCTGAGCTACCCAACCTGCTTTCGTGGCACTCAT GCACCGCAAGCATTTATGACGGATAATTCGGCAGCTGAGAAAGCTGCTTTGCAAGCAACATGGCCTGAAGGCAAGCAGCTCctttgccactttcatgtggctcAAGCCGAGTGGCGCTGGCTACATGCATCACGCGACACCAGCAGGGATGACAAGCGAGATTTGATGACTACATTCCAGAAG ATTATGTATGCATCAACTGCTAATGACCTGAATACTACCATAGCGGAAATGAAGGCCAAGTCTCATAAGGGCTACGTAGCACGTGTTCTTGGCTTCCTGGAGCGCAAGGCAGAATGGGTGCTTCTGTACCGCTCTGGAATGCTCACAAGGGGCCACACCACCAATAATTTCGCTGAAGCATCCATACGGGTCCTTAAGGATGTGGTTCTGGGCAGGCATAAAGCATTTAATGTTGTCGCCCTTGTGGACCTTATCAGAAGCTTATGGGAAGGTCACCTGCAGAAGAGGCTGCTGAAGCACGCTTACAACCGTGTACCAAGCCACAAGCTCCTATACGACAAACTCCTCGAAAGGATGCCTGAAAATGCTGCTGCAAGCATCCGCACCCTTGGCAGCAATCTGTTTGAAGTTCCCAGCTGCACAGAGGATGGCAAAATCTATGAAGTGTGGCAGGATGTCGGCACTTGCACCTGCCGAGCTGGCCAGCAGGGGGCATTCTGCAAGCACCAGGCACTCGTTCACAGCACCTATGGGGGAGGATTCCCGAATGCTCCTATACTTAGCACTCAAGACCGCCACCAGCTCGCATGGCTTGCCCTAGGTGACAAGTGTCAAAATCCTGCCTTTTTCCGTGACTTCCGTGAGTCTGCATGGGACCAGCCAGGGAGCGGCTCAGGCGAGCCAGGCAATGACCCTGTCCAGCCACAGCCACAGCCTTTGGTGCAAGATGCTACAAGCTTGCCCCAAGACACAATGGAAGTTGAGGAGCAGCTTGCTGTTGCAGGGCCAAGTTCCAATCATCAATGCCGTGAG GATGCTGCTGAGGTACTCAAGAACATCACAGAAGAGCTGTGGCGGCAATACAGTTTGGCTGCAGATAACCCATTTTATCTCACCCTGCTCCAAAGAGACCTGGCACTGTTGAAGAGAGCGCGCACAGAGCCTCAAGTAGTTGCGATGCATCTTgcttcaacagcagcaaaagcaagttCACTGAGGTGCGGCCGCATCATCAAGGTGCAACCAATTGGACTAGCAAGGCGCCGTCCAGGTGTCACACGAGGCGCAGCTAGAGTTCATGCCGGTCGGCCTTTGAaaacagctggcagcaggaaaacaaaacgCCTTCACAGCTTGCATCTGAGTGTCAAGGATGCGGTTCCTCATGCAAAATCGCATGGAACTGGACACTGA